The proteins below come from a single Benincasa hispida cultivar B227 chromosome 4, ASM972705v1, whole genome shotgun sequence genomic window:
- the LOC120076441 gene encoding auxin-responsive protein IAA29-like: MELQLGLPLPFHNHPNIHHKPAFQDPFIIGNQLPQTLPLLSWNDKPKDQDDPPHPRGTHFSNIQKKDEEKKEAVGWPPIESWRKKVFHWQPQPPQTAENRRPVVADQSSNQNDGQNSLFVKVKMEGVAIARKLDLRLYHSHQSLKTALIAMFTTYKAIDHNGWDFTIIYEDQDGDWILAEDLPWNSFVESVQRLKILVRKRNKE; encoded by the exons ATGGAGCTCCAACTTGGCCTCCCTCTTCCCTTTCACAACCACCCCAATATCCATCACAAGCCTGCTTTCCAAGATCCATTCATTATTGGAAATCAGCTTCCCCAAACTTTGCCTTTGCTGTCATGGAATGATAAGCCTAAGGATCAAGATGACCCACCCCACCCTAGAGGAACACATTTTTCCAACATTCAAAA GAAAgatgaagagaagaaggaagCAGTGGGGTGGCCACCCATCGAGTCATGGAGGAAGAAGGTCTTTCATTGGCAACCTCAACCACCGCAGACGGCGGAGAATCGCCGTCCTGTGGTAGCGGATCAAAGTAGTAACCAAAATGATGGACAAAATTCACTGTTCGTGAAAGTGAAAATGGAGGGTGTAGCAATAGCAAGGAAACTCGATTTAAGGCTCTATCACTCACATCAATCTCTCAAAACTGCTCTCATTGCCATGTTCACCACAT ATAAGGCAATTGATCACAACGGTTGGGATTTTACTATAATCTATGAAGACCAAGACGGTGATTGGATTCTTGCAGAAGATCTTCCATGGAA TTCCTTTGTGGAGTCTGTACAGCGCCTCAAGATTCTTGTTCGAAAGAGAAACAAAGAATGA
- the LOC120075880 gene encoding glycosyltransferase BC10, whose amino-acid sequence MLSPSLYLICVTLLCLPLAILFTINIPTTIHSINSSAYPFIFPFQSLYTSNLIPSPPPPPPPEDDDLLFPLAALVNSTPSPTHKLAFLFLTNSPLPFAPLWELFFKNIPPDLYNIYIHADPTRDYDVPFSGVFAHRVIPSKPTQRFSPSLSAAARRLLAHALLHDSSNSMFALLSPSCIPLHSFNFTYRTLFRSKKSFIEVLKSEIGAYDRWAARGPDVMLPVVKLADFRIGSQFWVLKRRHARIVASDQRVWPKFELPCVRRDTCYPEENYFPTLLSMWDQRGLVPATLTHVDWNGSFDGHPRTYLASEVGPKLIRGLRMARPRYGDDGRRMKIRMRNRRNVSAAKSHRRHPFLFARKFSAASLQRLMNISSDFIFQD is encoded by the coding sequence ATGTTGTCCCCTTCACTTTATCTCATCTGTGTTACGCTTCTTTGCTTACCTTTAGCCATTCTCTTTACCATCAACATCCCCACCACCATTCATTCCATCAACTCCTCCGCTTACCCTTTTATTTTCCCCTTTCAATCTCTCTACACCTCCAATCTTATCCCTTCTCCCCCGCCGCCGCCGCCTCCGGAGGATGACGATTTGCTTTTCCCACTAGCCGCTCTCGTCAATTCAACCCCATCGCCAACTCACAAATTGGCTTTCTTGTTTCTCACTAATTCCCCTCTCCCTTTTGCTCCTCTTTGGGAATTGTTCTTTAAGAACATCCCACCCGATCTTTACAATATTTACATCCACGCCGACCCGACCCGAGATTATGACGTGCCGTTCTCCGGCGTGTTTGCCCACCGGGTCATCCCTTCTAAACCCACTCAGAGATTTTCCCCTTCTCTTAGCGCTGCCGCCCGCCGCCTTCTCGCTCACGCGCTGCTTCACGATTCTTCTAATTCCATGTTTGCCCTTCTATCCCCTTCTTGTATCCCTCTCCATTCCTTCAATTTCACATACAGAACGCTGTTTCGCTCCAAGAAAAGCTTCATCGAGGTTCTCAAAAGTGAGATCGGTGCGTACGACAGATGGGCGGCGCGTGGGCCGGACGTGATGCTTCCGGTGGTTAAATTGGCGGATTTTCGTATTGGGTCGCAGTTTTGGGTGCTGAAGCGGCGGCACGCGCGGATAGTGGCGAGCGATCAGAGAGTTTGGCCAAAGTTTGAGTTGCCTTGCGTGAGGCGGGACACGTGTTATCCCGAGGAGAATTATTTCCCGACGTTACTCAGCATGTGGGACCAGAGAGGGCTTGTGCCAGCTACACTTACACACGTGGATTGGAATGGGAGTTTCGATGGCCACCCCCGCACCTACTTGGCATCTGAAGTCGGACCGAAGTTGATACGTGGTTTGAGAATGGCCCGGCCGAGATACGGCGACGATGGAAGGAGAATGAAAATTAGAATGAGAAACCGACGGAATGTGTCGGCTGCAAAATCTCATCGTCGACACCCGTTCTTGTTTGCGAGGAAATTCTCCGCAGCCTCGCTCCAGCGGTTGATGAACATATCCAGTGACTTCATATTTCAAGATTGA